In the genome of Syntrophobacterales bacterium, the window CCAGTGGTTGAGCTTCATCTCTTCCAGAAGACCGCTCTGGAGTTTGACGAGAACGGCGCGGGCCGATTCCTGATCAATCTCCGGCAGCAGAAATGCCAATTCATCGCCTCCCAGTCGCGCAATCACATCAATTTTCCGCAAATGCTCCCGGGTGTAACGAACGATGGCGCGAAGAGCCCGGTCTCCTTCCGGATGTCCGAAACGATCGTTGACTTCCTTAAAATTGTCAAGGTCTAAATAGAC includes:
- a CDS encoding GGDEF domain-containing protein; its protein translation is VYLDLDNFKEVNDRFGHPEGDRALRAIVRYTREHLRKIDVIARLGGDELAFLLPEIDQESARAVLVKLQSGLLEEMKLNHWLVTFSIGVVTCNRKAPETATQLLQIADALMYSVKRNGKNGIAYLTYTGNADGT